In a single window of the Bacillus rossius redtenbacheri isolate Brsri chromosome 8, Brsri_v3, whole genome shotgun sequence genome:
- the LOC134534923 gene encoding protein FAM169B-like isoform X3: MECKRCQITVRIIPKNTTDGLGLEQQLQELACPACGLCVAVKSNEKWLLLEDVLTSSSKHGWLPATSCADKVVHYVLSQILYNMFEIQDVEMQEVFYDLPDPADAVNILWLQGKAIGFYTVKLKDSVNEATSERYAMDTLDTAYIQPSHRRCGHGLAMVQEFVSSRIGKEVGFSAPISSAMRGVTSFKS, from the exons ATGGAATGTAAAAG GTGCCAAATAACAGTGCGGATAATCCCAAAAAATACAACGGACGGTCTGGGATTGGAGCAGCAGCTGCAAGAATTAGCATGCCCGGCTTGTGGTCTGT GTGTTGCAGTGAAAAGTAACGAGAAGTGGCTACTTCTTGAAGATGTTCTGACCAGCAGCTCGAAACATGGATGGCTTCCA GCAACCAGCTGTGCAGACAAGGTGGTACACTATGTCCTGAGCCAGATACTGTACAACATGTTCGAGATTCAGGATGTGGAGATGCAGGAGGTGTTTTACGACCTCCCTGATCCTGCAGATGCTGTCAACATACTGTGGTTACAAGGAAAGGCTATCGGTTTCTACACCGTCAAGCTGAAAG ACTCAGTCAACGAGGCCACGTCGGAAAGGTACGCGATGGACACACTGGACACCGCCTACATACAACCTTCCCACAGGCGCTGTGGCCACGGCCTGGCCATGGTCCAGGAGTTTGTGAGCTCTCGCATAGGGAAGGAAGTGGGCTTCAGCGCACCAATATCGTCCGCCATGCGAGGAG TGACTTCATTCAAGTCCTGA
- the LOC134534923 gene encoding protein FAM169B-like isoform X2 has protein sequence MECKRCQITVRIIPKNTTDGLGLEQQLQELACPACGLCVAVKSNEKWLLLEDVLTSSSKHGWLPATSCADKVVHYVLSQILYNMFEIQDVEMQEVFYDLPDPADAVNILWLQGKAIGFYTVKLKDSVNEATSERYAMDTLDTAYIQPSHRRCGHGLAMVQEFVSSRIGKEVGFSAPISSAMRGVLEQFLRDNPAWRESMWEVSGTGGDGNRKLLWLSLSAKRKLQDHNSCNTAGKRSRLEEGRPECSSTSLSP, from the exons ATGGAATGTAAAAG GTGCCAAATAACAGTGCGGATAATCCCAAAAAATACAACGGACGGTCTGGGATTGGAGCAGCAGCTGCAAGAATTAGCATGCCCGGCTTGTGGTCTGT GTGTTGCAGTGAAAAGTAACGAGAAGTGGCTACTTCTTGAAGATGTTCTGACCAGCAGCTCGAAACATGGATGGCTTCCA GCAACCAGCTGTGCAGACAAGGTGGTACACTATGTCCTGAGCCAGATACTGTACAACATGTTCGAGATTCAGGATGTGGAGATGCAGGAGGTGTTTTACGACCTCCCTGATCCTGCAGATGCTGTCAACATACTGTGGTTACAAGGAAAGGCTATCGGTTTCTACACCGTCAAGCTGAAAG ACTCAGTCAACGAGGCCACGTCGGAAAGGTACGCGATGGACACACTGGACACCGCCTACATACAACCTTCCCACAGGCGCTGTGGCCACGGCCTGGCCATGGTCCAGGAGTTTGTGAGCTCTCGCATAGGGAAGGAAGTGGGCTTCAGCGCACCAATATCGTCCGCCATGCGAGGAG TGCTGGAACAGTTCTTGCGGGATAACCCTGCGTGGAGAGAGAGCATGTGGGAGGTGAGTGGCACGGGTGGGGACGGGAACAGGAAACTGCTCTGGCTGTCCCTCTCGGCGAAGAGGAAGCTTCAGGACCACAACTCCTGCAACACTGCGGGCAAGAGGAGCCGGCTGGAAGAAGGGAGACCAGAGTGTAGCTCCACTTCACTGTCcccgtga
- the LOC134534923 gene encoding protein FAM169B-like isoform X1 — protein sequence MNKHERELFELVLGCQITVRIIPKNTTDGLGLEQQLQELACPACGLCVAVKSNEKWLLLEDVLTSSSKHGWLPATSCADKVVHYVLSQILYNMFEIQDVEMQEVFYDLPDPADAVNILWLQGKAIGFYTVKLKDSVNEATSERYAMDTLDTAYIQPSHRRCGHGLAMVQEFVSSRIGKEVGFSAPISSAMRGVLEQFLRDNPAWRESMWEVSGTGGDGNRKLLWLSLSAKRKLQDHNSCNTAGKRSRLEEGRPECSSTSLSP from the exons ATGAATAAGCACGAACGCGAATTATTTGAGCTTGTCTTGGG GTGCCAAATAACAGTGCGGATAATCCCAAAAAATACAACGGACGGTCTGGGATTGGAGCAGCAGCTGCAAGAATTAGCATGCCCGGCTTGTGGTCTGT GTGTTGCAGTGAAAAGTAACGAGAAGTGGCTACTTCTTGAAGATGTTCTGACCAGCAGCTCGAAACATGGATGGCTTCCA GCAACCAGCTGTGCAGACAAGGTGGTACACTATGTCCTGAGCCAGATACTGTACAACATGTTCGAGATTCAGGATGTGGAGATGCAGGAGGTGTTTTACGACCTCCCTGATCCTGCAGATGCTGTCAACATACTGTGGTTACAAGGAAAGGCTATCGGTTTCTACACCGTCAAGCTGAAAG ACTCAGTCAACGAGGCCACGTCGGAAAGGTACGCGATGGACACACTGGACACCGCCTACATACAACCTTCCCACAGGCGCTGTGGCCACGGCCTGGCCATGGTCCAGGAGTTTGTGAGCTCTCGCATAGGGAAGGAAGTGGGCTTCAGCGCACCAATATCGTCCGCCATGCGAGGAG TGCTGGAACAGTTCTTGCGGGATAACCCTGCGTGGAGAGAGAGCATGTGGGAGGTGAGTGGCACGGGTGGGGACGGGAACAGGAAACTGCTCTGGCTGTCCCTCTCGGCGAAGAGGAAGCTTCAGGACCACAACTCCTGCAACACTGCGGGCAAGAGGAGCCGGCTGGAAGAAGGGAGACCAGAGTGTAGCTCCACTTCACTGTCcccgtga
- the LOC134534923 gene encoding protein FAM169B-like isoform X4, with protein MFEIQDVEMQEVFYDLPDPADAVNILWLQGKAIGFYTVKLKDSVNEATSERYAMDTLDTAYIQPSHRRCGHGLAMVQEFVSSRIGKEVGFSAPISSAMRGVLEQFLRDNPAWRESMWEVSGTGGDGNRKLLWLSLSAKRKLQDHNSCNTAGKRSRLEEGRPECSSTSLSP; from the exons ATGTTCGAGATTCAGGATGTGGAGATGCAGGAGGTGTTTTACGACCTCCCTGATCCTGCAGATGCTGTCAACATACTGTGGTTACAAGGAAAGGCTATCGGTTTCTACACCGTCAAGCTGAAAG ACTCAGTCAACGAGGCCACGTCGGAAAGGTACGCGATGGACACACTGGACACCGCCTACATACAACCTTCCCACAGGCGCTGTGGCCACGGCCTGGCCATGGTCCAGGAGTTTGTGAGCTCTCGCATAGGGAAGGAAGTGGGCTTCAGCGCACCAATATCGTCCGCCATGCGAGGAG TGCTGGAACAGTTCTTGCGGGATAACCCTGCGTGGAGAGAGAGCATGTGGGAGGTGAGTGGCACGGGTGGGGACGGGAACAGGAAACTGCTCTGGCTGTCCCTCTCGGCGAAGAGGAAGCTTCAGGACCACAACTCCTGCAACACTGCGGGCAAGAGGAGCCGGCTGGAAGAAGGGAGACCAGAGTGTAGCTCCACTTCACTGTCcccgtga